In Halichondria panicea chromosome 17, odHalPani1.1, whole genome shotgun sequence, a single window of DNA contains:
- the LOC135351607 gene encoding crossover junction endonuclease EME1-like isoform X1 has translation MMSSDSDEGLPAFDLGGCSSKTKTTAQRSGRELLSRSIDEMSEKELRVEIKRREAVDKRRLAEMKKLEKQRENVEKKLQKEIEKAKKQATSASRKDDQPAERLKHMVAILDTAIAENSTLMSSLAAKLSEVEVEYRIGKDVLHPGTISWLRKTAERTVDEQAQILTKVCEEEQAELLVNIEAQGLAGLVHYTKMAQCGQTLPDGAKTFKQYVEELIKSFPNKKVTLVVQGVEAFLRGNKTHQNRQYRQAVTGREAATKNSSQRMFSDVTRLDCEEVLVDMQLVLGPVVRMCEGPEELAEYVVTMTKAISESYFKQSNPFSFHTETGQGPSKQSPLAIPVSYVQALSDADSKVSLIFKHQLMQLNNVSEHMAAAVVSVYPSPAHLLNAYESCSDTKSAQLLLHDIEVRRGVGVVSSTRRLGPTHSKRIHLLMTATDQTLTLS, from the exons ATGATGTCCAGTGATTCTGATGAAGGTCTGCCTGCATTTGACCTGGGAG GCTGCTCCTCTAAGACTAAGACCACTGCACAGAGGTCAGGGAGGGAGCTGCTCTCAAGGTCCATTGATGAGATGAGTGAGAAGGAATTGAGAGTGGAGATCAAGAGAAGAGAGGCTGTG GACAAACGGAGGTTGGCTGAAATGAAAAAGCTGGAAAAACAACGAGAAAATGTTGAAAAAAAACTCCAGAAAGAAATTGAAAAAGCCAAAAAACAAGCAACCAGTGCCAGTCGAAAGGATGACCAGCCAGCAGAGAGGCTCAAGCACATGGTTGCCATACTGGACACAGCTATTGCAGAGAACTCCACACTCATGTCCTCTCTGGCTGCCAAACTGAGTGAG GTTGAGGTGGAGTATCGTATTGGTAAAGATGTGCTTCACCCTGGTACCATCTCGTGGCTCAGGAAGACAGCTGAGCGGACAGTTGATGAGCAGGCACAG ATACTGACAAAAGTGTGTGAGGAGGAGCAAGCTGAGCTGCTGGTCAACATTGAGGCACAAGGCCTTGCTGGTCTAGTCCACTACACAAAAATG GCACAGTGTGGTCAAACTTTGCCAGATGGGGCAAAGACGTTCAAGCAGTATGTGGAGGAGCTCATAAAGTCATTCCCTAACAAAAAAGTCACTTTAGTAGTTCAAGGAGTGGAAGCATTCCTAAG AGGCAACAAGACCCACCAGAACAGGCAGTACAGGCAGGCTGTAACTGGGCGGGAAGCTGCCACTAAAAACTCATCACAGCGAATGTTCTCAGATGTGACTCGGCTGGATTGTGAGGAGGTATTGGTGGACATGCAGCTGGTGCTGGGCCCTGTGGTGAGGATGTGTGAGGGCCCCGAGGAACTGGCCGAGTATGTGGTCACCATGACAAAGGCTATATCTGAGTCTTACTTCAA GCAAAGCAACCCATTTTCATTTCACACTGAAACTGGTCAAGGGCCTTCAAAACAg TCACCGTTGGCTATACCGGTTTCTTATGTTCAGGCTCTCTCTGATGCTGATAGCAAAGTGAGCCTCATCTTCAAGCATCAACTGATGCAGTTGAACAATGTATCTGAGCATATGGCTGCTGCTGTGGTCAGTGTTTACCCCTCCCCCGCACACTTACTCAAC GCGTATGAAAGCTGCTCTGATACAAAGAGTGCTCAACTACTATTGCACGACattgag GTGCGTcgaggtgtgggtgtggtttcgtCAACTCGCAGATTAGGTCCCACCCACTCTAAGAGAATTCATCTACTAATGACAGCGACAGACCAAACTCTCACTCTAAGCTAG
- the LOC135351607 gene encoding crossover junction endonuclease EME1-like isoform X2 yields the protein MMSSDSDEGLPAFDLGGCSSKTKTTAQRSGRELLSRSIDEMSEKELRVEIKRREAVDKRRLAEMKKLEKQRENVEKKLQKEIEKAKKQATSASRKDDQPAERLKHMVAILDTAIAENSTLMSSLAAKLSEVEVEYRIGKDVLHPGTISWLRKTAERTVDEQAQILTKVCEEEQAELLVNIEAQGLAGLVHYTKMAQCGQTLPDGAKTFKQYVEELIKSFPNKKVTLVVQGVEAFLRGNKTHQNRQYRQAVTGREAATKNSSQRMFSDVTRLDCEEVLVDMQLVLGPVVRMCEGPEELAEYVVTMTKAISESYFKQSNPFSFHTETGQGPSKQALSDADSKVSLIFKHQLMQLNNVSEHMAAAVVSVYPSPAHLLNAYESCSDTKSAQLLLHDIEVRRGVGVVSSTRRLGPTHSKRIHLLMTATDQTLTLS from the exons ATGATGTCCAGTGATTCTGATGAAGGTCTGCCTGCATTTGACCTGGGAG GCTGCTCCTCTAAGACTAAGACCACTGCACAGAGGTCAGGGAGGGAGCTGCTCTCAAGGTCCATTGATGAGATGAGTGAGAAGGAATTGAGAGTGGAGATCAAGAGAAGAGAGGCTGTG GACAAACGGAGGTTGGCTGAAATGAAAAAGCTGGAAAAACAACGAGAAAATGTTGAAAAAAAACTCCAGAAAGAAATTGAAAAAGCCAAAAAACAAGCAACCAGTGCCAGTCGAAAGGATGACCAGCCAGCAGAGAGGCTCAAGCACATGGTTGCCATACTGGACACAGCTATTGCAGAGAACTCCACACTCATGTCCTCTCTGGCTGCCAAACTGAGTGAG GTTGAGGTGGAGTATCGTATTGGTAAAGATGTGCTTCACCCTGGTACCATCTCGTGGCTCAGGAAGACAGCTGAGCGGACAGTTGATGAGCAGGCACAG ATACTGACAAAAGTGTGTGAGGAGGAGCAAGCTGAGCTGCTGGTCAACATTGAGGCACAAGGCCTTGCTGGTCTAGTCCACTACACAAAAATG GCACAGTGTGGTCAAACTTTGCCAGATGGGGCAAAGACGTTCAAGCAGTATGTGGAGGAGCTCATAAAGTCATTCCCTAACAAAAAAGTCACTTTAGTAGTTCAAGGAGTGGAAGCATTCCTAAG AGGCAACAAGACCCACCAGAACAGGCAGTACAGGCAGGCTGTAACTGGGCGGGAAGCTGCCACTAAAAACTCATCACAGCGAATGTTCTCAGATGTGACTCGGCTGGATTGTGAGGAGGTATTGGTGGACATGCAGCTGGTGCTGGGCCCTGTGGTGAGGATGTGTGAGGGCCCCGAGGAACTGGCCGAGTATGTGGTCACCATGACAAAGGCTATATCTGAGTCTTACTTCAA GCAAAGCAACCCATTTTCATTTCACACTGAAACTGGTCAAGGGCCTTCAAAACAg GCTCTCTCTGATGCTGATAGCAAAGTGAGCCTCATCTTCAAGCATCAACTGATGCAGTTGAACAATGTATCTGAGCATATGGCTGCTGCTGTGGTCAGTGTTTACCCCTCCCCCGCACACTTACTCAAC GCGTATGAAAGCTGCTCTGATACAAAGAGTGCTCAACTACTATTGCACGACattgag GTGCGTcgaggtgtgggtgtggtttcgtCAACTCGCAGATTAGGTCCCACCCACTCTAAGAGAATTCATCTACTAATGACAGCGACAGACCAAACTCTCACTCTAAGCTAG
- the LOC135351607 gene encoding crossover junction endonuclease EME1-like isoform X3, giving the protein MKVCLHLTWERSGRELLSRSIDEMSEKELRVEIKRREAVDKRRLAEMKKLEKQRENVEKKLQKEIEKAKKQATSASRKDDQPAERLKHMVAILDTAIAENSTLMSSLAAKLSEVEVEYRIGKDVLHPGTISWLRKTAERTVDEQAQILTKVCEEEQAELLVNIEAQGLAGLVHYTKMAQCGQTLPDGAKTFKQYVEELIKSFPNKKVTLVVQGVEAFLRGNKTHQNRQYRQAVTGREAATKNSSQRMFSDVTRLDCEEVLVDMQLVLGPVVRMCEGPEELAEYVVTMTKAISESYFKQSNPFSFHTETGQGPSKQSPLAIPVSYVQALSDADSKVSLIFKHQLMQLNNVSEHMAAAVVSVYPSPAHLLNAYESCSDTKSAQLLLHDIEVRRGVGVVSSTRRLGPTHSKRIHLLMTATDQTLTLS; this is encoded by the exons ATGAAGGTCTGCCTGCATTTGACCTGGGAG AGGTCAGGGAGGGAGCTGCTCTCAAGGTCCATTGATGAGATGAGTGAGAAGGAATTGAGAGTGGAGATCAAGAGAAGAGAGGCTGTG GACAAACGGAGGTTGGCTGAAATGAAAAAGCTGGAAAAACAACGAGAAAATGTTGAAAAAAAACTCCAGAAAGAAATTGAAAAAGCCAAAAAACAAGCAACCAGTGCCAGTCGAAAGGATGACCAGCCAGCAGAGAGGCTCAAGCACATGGTTGCCATACTGGACACAGCTATTGCAGAGAACTCCACACTCATGTCCTCTCTGGCTGCCAAACTGAGTGAG GTTGAGGTGGAGTATCGTATTGGTAAAGATGTGCTTCACCCTGGTACCATCTCGTGGCTCAGGAAGACAGCTGAGCGGACAGTTGATGAGCAGGCACAG ATACTGACAAAAGTGTGTGAGGAGGAGCAAGCTGAGCTGCTGGTCAACATTGAGGCACAAGGCCTTGCTGGTCTAGTCCACTACACAAAAATG GCACAGTGTGGTCAAACTTTGCCAGATGGGGCAAAGACGTTCAAGCAGTATGTGGAGGAGCTCATAAAGTCATTCCCTAACAAAAAAGTCACTTTAGTAGTTCAAGGAGTGGAAGCATTCCTAAG AGGCAACAAGACCCACCAGAACAGGCAGTACAGGCAGGCTGTAACTGGGCGGGAAGCTGCCACTAAAAACTCATCACAGCGAATGTTCTCAGATGTGACTCGGCTGGATTGTGAGGAGGTATTGGTGGACATGCAGCTGGTGCTGGGCCCTGTGGTGAGGATGTGTGAGGGCCCCGAGGAACTGGCCGAGTATGTGGTCACCATGACAAAGGCTATATCTGAGTCTTACTTCAA GCAAAGCAACCCATTTTCATTTCACACTGAAACTGGTCAAGGGCCTTCAAAACAg TCACCGTTGGCTATACCGGTTTCTTATGTTCAGGCTCTCTCTGATGCTGATAGCAAAGTGAGCCTCATCTTCAAGCATCAACTGATGCAGTTGAACAATGTATCTGAGCATATGGCTGCTGCTGTGGTCAGTGTTTACCCCTCCCCCGCACACTTACTCAAC GCGTATGAAAGCTGCTCTGATACAAAGAGTGCTCAACTACTATTGCACGACattgag GTGCGTcgaggtgtgggtgtggtttcgtCAACTCGCAGATTAGGTCCCACCCACTCTAAGAGAATTCATCTACTAATGACAGCGACAGACCAAACTCTCACTCTAAGCTAG